GTAGCCCCCCACACCCGATGCCCAAATACGTTAAAAAAGGGAACTCTACGCTGACCGCCTGGTAACAACCAGACTTCTTCCTGGCGGGTAGCCGGATTTAACAAGAGACCGAGCGGCGTTTCAATCAGTTCCGCCACTTCTTTAGGGTCAGGCCGAAAAACAGGCCGGGTAGAGCTAAAAGCCACAAAAGGATAAATGCAAAAATTACTGGGCGCCGTATACAGAGACGATAACGGGCCAATTACTTCAACCGTTTCTGGCAAAACGCCTATTTCCTCCATTGTTTCACGCAAAGCTGTTGCCTGGTATGTTTCTTCTTTCTCTCGGCGCCCGCCGGGAAAGGAAATCTGGCCGCTATGAACGCCGGGATAGTTGGGACGGCGGATCAGAACAAGGTGTAATTCTGGATGGGTGGCGGGGTGAGGATAGAGCAAAATAAGCACTCCGGCTTCACGACAAGCATTCATCCTTTTCCACCGATTTGTTTGACCATCTAGCGGCTCAGGCGCCATTTTTATTTGACCGTCAACACCAGGCAAGGATTTATCGGTCAGGGCATGTTGAACTTCCTCAATAGTGGGTGAAATGTGGTACGGATTGTTTATCACCCGGTATCTCCCCTGGCCGCCACGACTTCATACCTGCACTCCAACCATTTTGACTCTTTCTTCCACACTTTGTTTAAATCGTCTCAGATTTTCACTGGCCACTGCTGGAGTGGTATATTGCTGGATAATCTTGTCGGCCAAAACCTCAACAAAGGCATGGGGGGGAGTATATTCCACCACCACCCGCATAGCCACATTTTTTTTACCAACTGGGGCCAGGGTGATGGTCCAGATGCTATCAATATCCCCGGTGGTTTTGGTAATCAAGGTGTCTGCCGTTTGTTCTAACACCTCACTTTGGCCGTTAAAATTCAGGCCCTCTACCGTATAATGCCATTCATACGTCATCCCTGGCCCGCTGCCCTGCACGTGATCAATTTTACCTTGCACCGTAGTCCAGGTGGGGAAAGTTTTCACATCGTTCAACGCCTGCATGACCACATCTATGGGCGCTTCAATAACGGTGGTTTGCTCTACAACTAACATTTTTTGAACTCCTTCACCTAATTATATCACGAATTTTTAGAGATCACAGGTTAAAAATAGAATACAGACGATGCAGGTAAAACGGAATTCGGCTAATTTTTACAAGGTTGGTGATGCCGCAGATTCACGTGCTTCAAGCATGGCTTTGATGAGTTCATATTGGTGAGGCTTATCCAAATCCATCCCTATTTCAGCATAACGTGTATCCACCACCAGCACATTTACATTGAGCCGCGCCCGCGCTCGTTCAGCCGCTTCATCAACCGTCATCGTGCGCAATAGGAAACGAATGATAAAGTTCAAGCCCAACATGCGGGCCTGATTCCAGTAATTCTTGCGCGAGCCGGTCAACGAGCGCAAAAGCCCCTCATTGGCCTTTGCCGCAGCAATGTCAAGCAAAAGCAAGTCGCCGCCGGAATAACGCCCCCCCTTAAAAGGCACAAAAGTTCGCTTTGAACCGGGAATTCGCGCTTCCATGGTTCTTTCTTCAACAATAGCGTAGTAACCATCAGCCTCCTGGGAGCCACACTCCGCCACAAAACCGCGCACAATTTCCGGCGTAATCAGCGGAATATCCGACGAGGCCAGCAAGATTTTTTTAACAGACGGGTTTAGCTGACGTATTTTGTCAAGCCCGGTTAACACATTACTGATCAAGTCGCCCACCGCGCCGGTAAAACAAACCGGGGCGTCGCCAAAATCCACCTCGCCCGGTTCAA
The Anaerolineae bacterium genome window above contains:
- a CDS encoding NTP transferase domain-containing protein produces the protein MDAIVTAGGINNPDDPLFALTGIEKKALIPLAGKPMIAWVVDAIWRSGLVEHIAVVGLEPGEVDFGDAPVCFTGAVGDLISNVLTGLDKIRQLNPSVKKILLASSDIPLITPEIVRGFVAECGSQEADGYYAIVEERTMEARIPGSKRTFVPFKGGRYSGGDLLLLDIAAAKANEGLLRSLTGSRKNYWNQARMLGLNFIIRFLLRTMTVDEAAERARARLNVNVLVVDTRYAEIGMDLDKPHQYELIKAMLEARESAASPTL
- a CDS encoding SRPBCC family protein — translated: MLVVEQTTVIEAPIDVVMQALNDVKTFPTWTTVQGKIDHVQGSGPGMTYEWHYTVEGLNFNGQSEVLEQTADTLITKTTGDIDSIWTITLAPVGKKNVAMRVVVEYTPPHAFVEVLADKIIQQYTTPAVASENLRRFKQSVEERVKMVGVQV
- a CDS encoding CoA pyrophosphatase, producing the protein MNACREAGVLILLYPHPATHPELHLVLIRRPNYPGVHSGQISFPGGRREKEETYQATALRETMEEIGVLPETVEVIGPLSSLYTAPSNFCIYPFVAFSSTRPVFRPDPKEVAELIETPLGLLLNPATRQEEVWLLPGGQRRVPFFNVFGHRVWGATAMILNEFLTLLEA